From the genome of Colletotrichum higginsianum IMI 349063 chromosome 4, whole genome shotgun sequence, one region includes:
- a CDS encoding Mucin, giving the protein MFLPQELLYLRYQNTPSSGFIPQPVAKMPYNTRRKSLSLPSLGIHVPGSHPSRSPAVVTPNRTVSENLGSRITITPASYPNKRLKRSLGDDGSRHRHASHKRPDEQVMLDHKPPPSPPPENIEMQDATSDGLAMKQIDLDRINDEVVEAVIIQLQMTCNRPHLVRELATVLSQQVPIVKNSANPCAIISSRLTAYLKRSCWRALAPCPLGKEQETVHPRRTYFYLTTSPRQPFPDSPAYIQRAVISPSLSSISSGSEDGEDVDLRRRELSPSPEVDLSSHELDEGDDDFAMPTTPVGSLPSSLRYSRSHRSASPPLEKDEREFTQTADGLQKRKLARELSLTGSVEHSTNAYESARDDGMFDEKHGAAVGNGTIPTHQFINSPVIKASVPSSARKENDSESWFKLGSLLEWDHCPENIELDELDCLLDSC; this is encoded by the exons ATGTTTTTACCACAAGAGTTACTTTACCTCCGTTACCAAAATACACCTAGCTCTGGCTTCATCCCACAACCTGTCGCCAAGATGCCGTACAATACTCGTCGCAAGTCACTGTCTCTGCCGTCCTTGGGTATTCACGTCCCAGGTAGCCATCCATCCCGTAGCCCTGCTGTGGTCACCCCGAATCGAACCGTTTCCGAGAACCTGGGAAGCCGCATTACAATCACACCAGCTTCGTATCCGAATAAGAGACTGAAACGCTCCCTCGGGGATGATGGATCGCGGCATAGACATGCATCACACAAGCGCCCAGATGAACAGGTCATGCTAGACCACAAGCCGCCCCCATCACCGCCCCCGGAAAATATTGAGATGCAAGATGCCACCAGCGACGGCTTGGCCATGAAGCAAATAGATCTCGATCGAATCAacgacgaggttgtcgaggctGTCATTATCCAATTACAGATGACTTGTAATCGTCCTCATTTAGTCAGGGAACTGGCCACCGTCCTGTCGCAACAAGTTCCTATTGTGAAGAA CTCCGCGAATCCTTGCGCCATCATCTCTTCCCGCCTCACCGCGTACCTGAAGCGCTCTTGCTGGAGGGCTCTGGCACCATGCCCGCTAGGCAAGGAACAGGAGACGGTACACCCGCGCCGGACATATTTCTACCTTACAACGAGTCCAAGACAGCCCTTCCCGGACTCTCCTGCGTACATCCAGAGGGCTGTCATATCCCCATCGCTCTCAAGTATCTCATCAGGCTCTGAGGATGGCGAAGATGTCGACCTTCGCCGCAGAGAATTGAGCCCGTCTCCCGAGGTCGACTTGTCCTCTCACGAACTCGACGAAGGTGACGATGACTTCGCCATGCCCACTACACCGGTTGGATCACTACCCAGCAGCCTCCGGTACTCGAGAAGCCACCGAAGTGCGTCGCCTCCCTTGGAAAAGGATGAGCGCGAGTTTACACAGACAGCCGATGGGCTCCAGAAGCGCAAGCTGGCCCGTGAGCTTTCGTTAACAGGCAGCGTTGAGCACTCTACCAATGCCTATGAATCGGCACGGGACGATGGCATGTTTGACGAGAAACACGGCGCAGCAGTCGGCAATGGGACTATTCCCACGCATCAATTCATTAACAGTCCAGTTATCAAGGCATCGGTGCCTTCGAGCGCACGAAAAGAGAACGACAGCGAAAGCTGGTTCAAGTTGGGGAGCCTACTAGAGTGGGATCATTGCCCCGAGAACATTGAACTCGATGAGCTTGACTGTTTGCTGGACTCTTGTTAA